CGGGGTGCCGATGCGCGCGCCGGTGATCGTCAGGCGCGTGAGCACCTTGCCCGCGGCGATGCCGAAGTCCATCAGGCGCACGCCCTTGGGGTCGACGCGCCCCTCCTCGTCGATGGCGCTGCGCAGGATCATGATGTTGCCGGGCTTGATGTCGCGGTGGATGATGCCCTGGGCGTGGATGTGCCGCAGCGCGTCGGCGACGTGGCGCATGATGTTGATGGCCGCGGGCACGGTGAGCCGGCGGTTCTCGATGAGGCGGTCCAGCTCCTCGCCGTCGAGGAACTCCATGGCGATGTAGTGGGTGTCGCCGAAGGCGCCGTGGTCGTAGACGCGCACGATGTTGGGGTGCTTGAGCTTCTGCAGCACCTCGGCCTCGCGGTGGAAGCGCTTGACGAAGCGGGTGTCGCTCACGAACTTCTCCTGGGGAATCTTGAGCGCCACCATGCGCCCGTCGCTCTTGCGGCGCGCCTTGTAGACCGAGGCCATCCCCCCGATGCCGATGCGGTCGAGGATCTCGTAGCGGCGCTCGAGCTCCGGAGCGGTGGTCTCCCGCAGCGTCGGGTTACGGCGCGCCTTGGGGCCGCGCGCACGCCGGGGGCGGCGCTTGCGGCGGCCGCGGACGCGCGCCGGGCGCAGCGCCACCGGATAGGCGACGAGGCCGAGCGAACCCAGACCCAGCGCCGGCCCCACCGCGCCCCCGGCGTAGCCCAGCAGCGCCACCTCCGCGCCGATCACCCCCACCCCCAAAAGCGCCATGAGCGAGGTGTTGAGCCGGAGCGCCAGCACCAGCGTCAACAGGAACAGCGAGAGGGCCACCGTGTATTCGATCATCGTATCCGTACCGCCACGACGGTGATGTTGTCTGTACCGCCGCGCTTCACCGCCTGGGCTGTCCAGTAGTCTACCGCGGATTCAAGGTCCTTTTGGTCCAGGTCGACGACCCACTCCTCCGGCGGCACCAGGTTGTACAGCCCGTCGGTGGTGAAGACGTAGACGTCGCCGCGCACCAGCTCCACCGGGGTGACCTCGAACTCGGCGTCCTCGACGCCCAGGGCCTGGGTGAGCATGTTACGCCAGGGGTGTTCCTCCGCTTCCCAGTCGGTCATCCGCCCCATGCGCACCTGCTGGGCCACCCAGGAGTGGTCCTGGGTGAGCAGCTTCAGCTCGCCGTGGCGGTAGCGGTAGGCGCGTGAATCGCCGATGTGGCCGATAAAGCCCTTGGGGGCGTTCTCGAAGGCGATCAGCGCGGTCATCGTGGTGCCCATTCCCTGGCTGCCGGGGTGGCGCGCGGCGTAGTTGCGGATCCGCCGTTGCGCCAGGGTGAACGCCTTGAGCACGAGCCGGTCGAGCGGGACCCCGGGGCGGTGGCTGGCCAGGTGGTCGGCGTAGGCGCGCACCGCCTCGCTGAGGCTGTCGATGGCGATCTTGGAGGCGATCTCGCCCGCCTCCGCGCCGCCCATGCCGTCGGCCACCCCGGCGACCAGGAGGTTGCCCTTGGGCGTCGGGTAGACCGCGGCGCGGTGGAAGTCTTCGTTGTTGCGCCGGACGCGGCCAATGTTGGAAGCGGTGGCGATTTCCAGACGGTCGGTAAGGTGCATAAGCCGCGGGACTCCTTCCCTTTATAATAACCGTTGAATGGACTTCGAACTGAGCGACCTTATCGAGCTCTTTGCCTACAAGCTGGACGACCTCGCCGCCGGAAGGGAGCCGCGCGGGGGGCGCGGTTCGATCCTGCGGCTGCGGCGGCACCTGCTGGAGGTCAAGCTGCCCGGCCCGCTGGCCAAGCGTTTCCGCGAGGAGGACCGCCGCTGGCGTGAGCTGCAGGCGGCCGAGCCGGCCGCCGCGGCCGGCTCGGAGCCGCCCGCCCACGCCGAGCCGCCCGCTGCCGAGCTCGACCTGGGCATCGTCGACCTGCCGCTCGAGGAAGACGTTCCGGCTGAAGGCGCCCTGACCCAGGGGGTGCTGCAGGCGCTGGCCGAGGACGTCTACTGGGCAGGGCTGCGGCGCGACCTCAAGCGCGTCGCGCGGGGTCTGATCGGCGGCCAGCGCTACGAGCTGCGGCTGGCCTACGCCTTTTTGCAGAACTTCGAGGCCTACGCCCAGACGCCGAGCTTCGCGCGGGACTTCAACCTCTCGAAGTTCACGCTCAGCGAGGCGATTCCCGCGCTTTCGGACCCGCTGGTCACCCTCGACGACGAGGAGATCGCCGCAGCGCTCCTGCGCGAGGTCTTCCAGATCGCGCTGCGCCTCGGTGACGGCCGCACCTACCCGCTGCCGTTGCCGCCCGAGGGCGTGGTGCCGTACCTGCGGCGGTTCCTGCGCCGCATCATCGAGACCCCCGAGTCGCTGCCGCTGGTTGCACCCGGCGGGGGCCCCACCACCGAGGAACTGCGCACGGCGCTCGACGAGGCCCGGCGCAGCGCCCTGACCGCCCACGAGCGCGAGCAGCTGGTGCGCGACCTGGAGGCCAAGCTGCGCGAAGTTGCGGCCCAGGAGCGCCGGATGCGCATGGTGGCCGAGGAGGACCGCCGCCGTTTCATGGCCGCGGCCGAGCGCCTCAGCGCCGTCCTGCGACGCTACCTGCCCGCGCCCCGCGGCGAGGGGGCCATGCCGGTCGTCCCCGAGCCCCTGGGCGATTCCGGCGCCGGTCCCAAGCTCGACGAGCTGGACCGCGAGGCCACGATGGTCACCCTGCGACGGATGCCGACGCGGCTGGCGCTGGGCGGGGTGCCGCTGACGCTCAGCGTGGCGGGCGAGCACACCCAGCTGACCGTGGCCGACGAGGACCGCCCCCTCAAGCCGGGGGAGCCGCTGATGGTGCCCTACGAGAACTGGGAGGTCTGGGCCTTCCTGCGCGACGACTACGTGCACGTCCGCCTGGAGATGCGCGAAGGGGCGCAGCTGTCCGCGCTGCTTTCCGAGGGACGGGTGCTGGCGCACCTGGTGCACCCGCACCGGGACTACGCCTACCTGAGGTTGCTGCGGGCCTTCTCGGCACGCCTGAAGGGCCCCGTCAACTACGAGGAGTTCGCGCCCGAGTCGGCGGCGAAGTTCCCGGAGGCGTCGCTGGACACGCTCGAGGCCTTCGCTCGCAAGGGCCTGGGCGTGGTCAAGGACCGCCTTAAGCGCACCCCGGGGGGCCTCAAGTTGATGCGCGAAGTCGCGACCTCGCTGGGGCTCGAGCCCGAGGGGCAGCGGCTGCTGCGCGTCCTCGGCGACTGGCTCAACTTCCGCCCCCCGACGCGCGAGACCCTGGGTGGCGAGCTGGGTGTCTCGACGATCGCCGGCGAACCCGTCAACGTCAGGGCCGGCAACCTGGTGCTCTCGGTGCGGCAGACCGACGACGCCGTCTACGTGGGAGCGGCGGGGGCGGTGCCCCGCAAGCTGGGTGACCTGCTGATCTGGCCGCTCGAGGACGGGGCGGTGGTGATCGCGCGCGAGGGCAGCCGGCTGGCCCACACCCAGGTCAGGGTTGTTTAAAACGGTTGCCACTTTACGCTCCGCCTCGTTATAATCCGAGCCAATGCTGAAGGTATT
The DNA window shown above is from Oceanithermus desulfurans and carries:
- a CDS encoding PP2C family protein-serine/threonine phosphatase — protein: MHLTDRLEIATASNIGRVRRNNEDFHRAAVYPTPKGNLLVAGVADGMGGAEAGEIASKIAIDSLSEAVRAYADHLASHRPGVPLDRLVLKAFTLAQRRIRNYAARHPGSQGMGTTMTALIAFENAPKGFIGHIGDSRAYRYRHGELKLLTQDHSWVAQQVRMGRMTDWEAEEHPWRNMLTQALGVEDAEFEVTPVELVRGDVYVFTTDGLYNLVPPEEWVVDLDQKDLESAVDYWTAQAVKRGGTDNITVVAVRIR